The sequence below is a genomic window from Sebastes fasciatus isolate fSebFas1 chromosome 11, fSebFas1.pri, whole genome shotgun sequence.
AATACAGTTGAGAACTTGTTATTCCTGAATAAAAACGAATAATGTCTCCCAGCTATCATTTTCCTTTcgttacacaagcacattcactgcCCTGTGCCCGGTTAAACCACTGCCACATATCTGGAATATTTGTACCCGTTTTACACTATTTGACCGATGGGTGGTTTCGTGTGCATATGAAGCCCAAATGAACCCTTttgcgaaccaatttgctggggagcttcagtgcttcatgaagcttcatctcgccatcactacaAATAAAAAGCTAGATTGGGCTCAATAAAATAATTCCATTAGTccaaaaagggcaaaacctttgaccctactttagtaggggtcaagcagtgagcgggggtatgtgagccatgctcacttttttcttgtttataAAAGTTTAAATGTGTCTTTAAGTGAAtcgttatttattattttaataacaaataacaatTTGCTAaatttgtatatatgtatttaattgttacattttgttttacaaagttaggaaagtgatgtttaagtcaagcctgatgttgccttacacttaagagaatgatcccagtcacttccacacagtgagacatacagtttattaattaaacaccggTATCGGATCGGTTATTCAGTATTGGCTGATGGCccaagcccaggtatcgctatcgggactgaaaaagtcagatcggtgcattgAGACCAAAGACCCCCAGAGCAGAAAGGTTAAGTCAGGTCACAGACAGGCCTCTTGATTAAGGTTGTGTCTCTGGGGAAATCATCTGAGGAGCTTCTATTTAGAGACATCCAGTGGAGTGTTTGGTCCCTGTAATTATCATTACCAAAAGGGCTCATCTCTAAAAAGAAATTAAGGTAACTAGTCTTCATTTGGCAGAGGGATGACTCCAAAGTGGGAATCACTAATTTTATCATAATCAATTAGTCATGAAAGGCGCCCCACCCTAGAATTAAAACATCCCGATCTATTCTGGTAAAAGACGGTAGAGTAGTCTAGTCTAGCCGGTCTGGAGAAAACACCAATCAGAGGAACGTGCGCACGGCGCTGCCAGCTGCACCGCAACAATAAGGCCTTTCAAGCTGTTCGGATGCCACTGTGCCAAGCCGCCGCCGACGGGTCATTTCTATTAGTGGATGGGGGGGGTTTTCTTTTCTGTGTGCGCTCAGAGGATTAAACTGTGGCCGCGCACAAGTGCTCCCATCTCCGACATAAAACCTGCAGCAATATGGCtaacatgtctgtgtgtttgaccTAATAGTGTTGTGCATTATGCAGTGATTGATCCCCATATGGTTGACCGTCCAGCTGCAGAATCTCCCCATCCACTCACTATTACATTGATGTATATATAGGTAAAAGCTGCAGCCTATAAAAGGTGCATTACTGGACTATCTTGCAAATTCTAGGCAACAATAGAGGTGAAAAGAAAATGCATTCCCTTTAAGATGTTAAATTTCACCCATCCGTCTAATTTCTCAACCATTAGGTTACCTTAAACAAATAATAACAGAAGAAGGTGCAAAAAGAGAGCAGCCATTCTGCAGCCAGCAGGAAACACCGAGATGATATCTCACATTATAAACGGAaccatgtaaacaaacatagTAGAACAGCAATGGGGCAAGATTACCTGTCTGGGTTGTCCATGGTTCCTCTGGTTTTGAGTTCAGAGAGGCTTCAGGACCCCAGACCGCATCTGCACCTCTCGGCTATAAGCAGCAGTCATCAGCAGTCAGTCCGTCTGCCAGCTGTCTGGTCGGAGCTCATGGCCTGATACTGTTAAagtcatacaaaaataatagcTAAATGGATTAGACAAATAAAAGAAGCGagtcaaattatttttttaagcgcaaaacacacaaaaaaaactcaatttCCATACGATCTTTAGGACGCATCCTACCCCCCCTTTATCTTTTATGCGATGGAAATTTGCAACTGCGACGTTGCATTTCATCAGTTGCCACTCGGACCTAATTCACCGGCGCACCaaactagtgatgggaatttaggctctttttagtgagccagatcatttggctcagctcaccaagaagaagagccggctctttcggctcccaaacggctcattgtttttaccacttctgccttttataattcagccacatTTAGCGCTgatttgacctatgattagtatgtgtgcacatataaattattcaatataattatactaaaccttatttatttttttaatatatatttttaacctttatttaaccaggttagtcccattgagattaagaacctcttttccaagggagacctaaccaagacggtcagcagcaagaacacaaagttgcagacacagacacaaatagagacaaaatacaattcacaaacactaaaagcaataaaatttgcattaaaagagaactatctaaagacaaatggggggacaaaaaggaacttttctgggtgtcagctgtacaacaagggggctaaaaacattggcatgccatagagtctgcttctgaagccttcattttagatttaaaaatgtttaatgataccagctccttgatttttAGTTTCCGACTGTCACCCATCTtttctgctattcgcgcaccacactcctctctctttctctcctgctctgtacctgtagaccgtcagcgcaccgcgcacccccacccctccctgcttgatggtatgatccttgtctgtcatcccctgattggtcgcacggacgtcattaacacaacatttagtcacagtcagtgcatggagtgcccgtggcgcagAGAagatcattctgccttgaattaattaattaaaaaaaacaaaaaaaaaacggctctcggacgggagccggctcccatcgttcacttaaaagagccggctctttgaaccagCTCGTTCgtgaccaacacatcactacaccaaaCCGGAACTTCCGCCCAGCCAGCTCGGTCCGTTCTGCATCATTAAAGTTGACAGCAGAGAAACATACAAAGTGTTTCAAAAGTTCGCTTTCGACGACAAAAAAGTGACATTTGACGCCGCCGATTGTTGACCAACATCGGGATGACTTCACTGACGATGATCGCTCGGGTATCGGACGGACTCCCGCTGGCTGCGTCCATCCAGGAGGAAGAACAGGTGAGAATGAAGCTACTGCTCCATGTAGCCTCAGTGAGTGGAGGCAGATacacaccagactccattcacaaaaccagACATTTAACGACTGCTAGCTTATCCGCAGTGTAGACTTCTCCTAAAACCAGAAGACTCTGATTATTGGTTGTATATTGGGAAATCCGGTACATAACTAGGTAATCCACGaacattgtttttatgtaaagtTCAGTTAACATCAACGTATGTAGTTGCATTTCTACTGTCTATCTATGTACATTATTTTACTGAAAACAGTTGTGGTAATTAAAAATAACCTCTTCAAACTTTAGTTTAATGTAGCTACAAACCGTCTTCGTCATCATCATagcaaaatgtaaaattatttcttctcaaaatgttattagttatgtttataatgtcaaaaaaaactgatttttattattttaggaaagtttaatttatttattgtgtaagATGAAAATGGACAGCACACGAGGGAATTTGTGTCTGCCTAATCTGTATCTggtctttttaaaaagcacaaattaaaatacaaacagaaaacaatgatatgaagttattaggaataaattgattgacaaagtcatgaaGAATTGGAAAGATAGaataaagcacctgtgagataCGACAAAAGGTATACCTCTGGGGTCTGCGGGGACCCCAGTTGGTAGGATGAAGGTTAAATTGGCAAATGTATTAATCTCGGCCCAAAAACATTATATGGCCTTTGGACTGTTTATGTCATTTTTAATATGAGTGTTGATATAGGATTATTTCATAACTGTGATTCAACTTTGGTATGGCAGTTCTCACTACAACTTGTGTTTGCTTATCCTTGTCAGTCAGGAAGAGACCTCCAGCAGTACCAGAGCCAAGCCAAGCAGCTGTGTCGTAAGCTGAATGCTCAGAGTCCGGACCGCTGTACCCTGGAGGCCGGGGACATGAACTTCCAGTAAGTTACCACAAGCACCAAGTACTCTTGTTCACATGTTACTTTTGTAATATTGGATATACATGTATTGCCAGGCATCAAATTCATTATAAATAACCACTGATAtggactgttttttttgttttcagctaTTTAATAGCTCAGGGTGTGTGCTACCTGTTCATCTGCGAGGCTTCATTTTCCAAAAAGATGGTTTTTGCATACCTTGATGACCTCCACAATGAGTTCTATGACCAGTATGGAAAGAGAGTCCCCACAGTAACGAGGCCGTACTCTTTCATCGAGTTTGGTAAGACAATTTGTGATCTGGTACATTCGAGAAACGTTGTTTTTCCACTTTCTGCAACACTAAGCTTCTGTCATACATGCATTGTTCCAGACACATACATCCAGAAAGCAAAGAAGAATTACGTTGATAGCAGGGCCAGGAGGAACTTTGGCAGTATTAACACAGAGCTACAGGATGTCCAGAGAATTATGGTGGCAAATATTGAAGAAGTTCTGCAGAGAGGAGAATCTCTTTCTGGTAAgtacagtaataaaaaaaaaaaaaacagtcctgGCCAGATTGCCTGCACAAAACACCAAGAACACCTAAATCAATAACAATTTTGCTGTTACAAAGGCCTTTGTGAACATTTACAACATTTGTATTGTGTATGTGTCAAAGGTGTTGATTGTACTTTACAGTCAACTGTGTTGTCAGTTTGTGTTTTGGATTGCATTATATTGTAAGGGGTCCCTGTTACCCCTGTAAATCTTTCTCACAGTATTTAGTCAGTACCAGGGTCCAACGTTAATGTTTTTTCTAACTTGACCAGTCTGGCCCGAAGTCAATTTTTACTTGCCCGTATAccaattgttttatttattaatggttatcaaataacaacaaagactaaagttaattgtcatgttttatcATCTTGCTCTCAAACTTACGGCAAACTtcgaaatacataaatacactaaactcctgtttccaggataattgaaatgctcgcttgcACTTCAGCTCAAAAACGTTTTCTTTTTCGATTTTGaccaataaaaatatgttggaGTTGCGCGAAACCTCACATTAATAGACCCAGGGTGAGcatttttttcaaacaagcgACACGTTGCTTTGCCTGTTCGCTGACGCAACGAGCAGGTTAGAGCATCTTCATTGggaaaactgaaacaatctgatgttcaCTTGTTTGCATCCTGTCAGGAAGAGGTGTTATTGTTGAGCCGAGTACTGTCACACGTGATGTAATATACATTTATTGCTAAGTAAATGTTCACCTCGTCTCCATACTTTTATTTCCCTCAGCTCTAGACACAAAAGCCAGCAATCTTACCAGCCTGTCGAAGAAGTACCGCAGCGACGCCAAATACCTCAACACCCGCTCCACATACGCCAAGGTGGCTGCTGTGTCGGTGTTCTTCATCACACTCATCATCTATGTGCGTTTCTGGTGGCTCTGATGGGACTCTCAAACGAGGAATTTGACTTAAGGGAGAGGTTGTTTcactttgaaaaaaacaagcatttaaACAGATCCTGTTACATTTGTTCTATGCCAGGGTGCCTTAAAGGGATCACATAGTCTATCCCTGTTGAAGGTAGAAATGTATCAAGCTTTGACTTATGTCACGTATACAGTTTAAACTGAGCCGTTGGTCTGTGATGGGGAAGCAAATGCTTCACGGTGAGTTCGAGTACCTTTGTTTACTGGAATATTAAGAGCAGGGTGTTAAATTAACATTGATAAACTGGATATAGGGGTTTCTTTCGGAGTCTCAGCATTAAGGAGAAACCATGTATGGATATGCAGAGGTTTTGTGAAAAGTCTTAATACTGTGACAAAAGAATGTTTATTGTTCACAAAGTTTACATTGTAACAAAGTCTTattgaaaatattaaatatttatcaaattgtaatttctattttacatctgtatttattacacaagtaagggataatgtacagtgaacCGGTCATTGTTGGGATCTTGCATCACCCTGAatgagtttatttcacaacaatgacccgcaagctgtacattatctctcttattacacggctacttacttaaatcATCAGCAATTTGACagaaaaatggtcctccagtgATCGAAATCAGAACTgcggccatagcaacggtctgttatacatagcggcGGTCTGCTTTAAAGAAGTAACAGACCCtggaacgccgtgattgaccaatcagaatcgagtattcaacaaagccgtgtataAGTTATGTTAATATCATGAACAGACAGCGACAGTCCTCTTTATGGTATACACACACTTATAAACCAGTATTTCCATCATGTATCCATAGCCTGTGAAGccagctcatgttcacacaaagaacACATTATGCAGAGCAAACAACAGTGAGGTATAAGAGAAGGAACTACACGACTCTGTACAACCAGGATGATGATGGCCAATGTTGGAAAGGAAACAACGGAGACTCTGTGCTCTTGTGCAGCTGGTGGGATGAGCAGGAGACACTCACAGGCCTGATTACAGTCAGATGAATCCAGATGATTTTGGATGGTTAACTGTCAATAGATGAGATTTACAAGAGAGGTGTTCGGTAAAGCTCCTTCTGCCCTTGCTCAGATGAAACTTAAGTTATTGTTGCGGAGGTGTGAGCGCTTATTTTCTTCCCACAATTTCCAAGTTGACAGAAGATTCAAACTGCTGACTTCTGGGTTGTAGAGTTGTTCATGCAACAGTTACAAGAGCAGACTTCTTGTCCCTTTCCTGTCCTCCAGGCCGATGAATGGATGTTAGACCACAGATTTACGCCACCATATCAAAGTCGTCCCTCTGCAAAAGAAACGCAGTGGTTGTGTAACATCGGCATTATGCTTTAGCATTGAAACACAGCAGTTACAGCGGATATGCGAGTGCGCGGATCCTGAAAA
It includes:
- the sec22ba gene encoding vesicle-trafficking protein SEC22b-A, yielding MTSLTMIARVSDGLPLAASIQEEEQSGRDLQQYQSQAKQLCRKLNAQSPDRCTLEAGDMNFHYLIAQGVCYLFICEASFSKKMVFAYLDDLHNEFYDQYGKRVPTVTRPYSFIEFDTYIQKAKKNYVDSRARRNFGSINTELQDVQRIMVANIEEVLQRGESLSALDTKASNLTSLSKKYRSDAKYLNTRSTYAKVAAVSVFFITLIIYVRFWWL